The DNA sequence CGGCGTAGCCGGAGCAGACCACCACGCAGGCCGGGTCGGTGCGCACCCCGCGGGCCCGGCCGAGGTACTCCGCGAGCGCCGTGCGCAGCTCGACCCGGCCGCGCGCGTCGCCGTAGCCGAGCGCCTCCGACGGGAGCTGTGCCAGCACCTCGCGCACGGCTGTCGCCCACGCGGTGCGCGGGAAGCCGCTGACGTCGGGACGACCGGGCCGCAGGTCGTACGCGGGGCCGCGCGCCTGCGCTGCCGAGTCGACCCGGGCGGCGCGCGCCGCGGGCGGCACCGCGGCCACGCGGGTGGCCGACCCCTGCCGCGACTCGAGCCACCCCTCGGCGACGAGCTGGCCGTAGGCGTCCGCGACGGTGTTGCGCGCCACCTGCAGGTCGCGCGCCAGGGCCCGGCTCGGCGGCAGCACGACCCCGGGCACCAGCCGGCCGTCGCGGACGGCGGACCGCAGGGAGTCCTCGAGGGAGCGGCGCAGGTGGGTCCGGTCCACCTCGAGGTGCAGGTCGACCCCCGAAGTGGCCCAGTCGGATGCCATGGGATTGGACCCTAGTCCTGGTCCACCACCCGCGTAGCGTCGTCGTCGTGACCACAGACACCCTCGTCCAGATCCCGGTGCGCCTCGACGTGGAGGCGGCGGCGCCGACCTTCCTCAAGGCCATGTCCCGCCTCGATGCGGCAGCCGTGCACGAGCTCGACCGCGCGGGCATCGAGCCCGGTCTGCGCGAGCTCGTCCGGCTGCGCGCCTCGCAGCTCAACGGCTGCGCCTACTGCGTGGACACGCACGCACGCGACGCAGCGGCCGTCGGCGAGCCGGAGCAGCGGATCCGCGCCGTGGCGGTCTGGCGCGAGGCGCCGTTCTTCACCGCTCGCGAGCGGGCCGCCCTGGCGCTCACCGACGCCGTGACCCGGCTCTCCGAGACCCACGTGCCCGACGACGTGCACGCCGAGGCGGCCGCCCACTTCACGGACGAGGAGCTGGCCGCGCTGCTCACGCTCGTGGTGACG is a window from the Frankiales bacterium genome containing:
- a CDS encoding carboxymuconolactone decarboxylase family protein, producing the protein MPWDWTLVLVHHPRSVVVVTTDTLVQIPVRLDVEAAAPTFLKAMSRLDAAAVHELDRAGIEPGLRELVRLRASQLNGCAYCVDTHARDAAAVGEPEQRIRAVAVWREAPFFTARERAALALTDAVTRLSETHVPDDVHAEAAAHFTDEELAALLTLVVTINAWNALSLASRSWAPQRRW